Proteins co-encoded in one Hallerella porci genomic window:
- the truA gene encoding tRNA pseudouridine(38-40) synthase TruA encodes MRYRFRCEYLGSAYFGWQEQNEHGKTKFVTVQSALEEAFRIALRTPIDLVAAGRTDTGVHARGQMVHFDYDGEIDCQKLMRSINGLGKRTVKIRELEICAPDFHSRYDAVSRYYVYTLFTRPVALLRDFGWEIGHLPVDYELMEREAKSFLGEHDFIRFCIPRNDGKSTVCNLTRFELKKVNDYISEWHIQGNRFLHRQVRAMVGTLFDVGRKRYPAGTVNEIFADKFKGERTMAPPQGLVLEDVLY; translated from the coding sequence TATTTAGGCAGCGCATACTTTGGCTGGCAAGAACAAAACGAACACGGCAAAACAAAATTTGTAACCGTTCAGTCGGCGTTAGAAGAAGCGTTCCGCATCGCTTTGCGGACTCCAATTGATTTAGTCGCCGCGGGACGCACAGACACAGGCGTTCACGCCCGCGGACAAATGGTGCACTTCGATTACGATGGCGAAATCGATTGTCAAAAATTGATGCGCTCGATCAACGGACTCGGAAAACGCACCGTAAAAATTCGCGAATTAGAAATTTGCGCTCCCGATTTTCATTCGCGTTATGACGCTGTTTCGCGCTATTACGTTTACACTCTTTTCACAAGACCCGTTGCTCTTCTCCGCGATTTTGGTTGGGAAATCGGGCATTTGCCTGTCGATTATGAGCTGATGGAACGCGAAGCAAAATCTTTTTTAGGCGAACACGATTTTATCCGATTTTGCATTCCGCGAAATGATGGGAAAAGTACAGTTTGCAATCTCACCCGATTTGAACTCAAAAAAGTCAACGATTACATTTCGGAATGGCACATTCAAGGAAATCGTTTTTTGCATCGACAAGTCCGCGCTATGGTCGGGACGCTTTTTGATGTCGGGCGCAAGCGTTATCCCGCGGGAACGGTGAACGAAATTTTCGCCGATAAATTTAAGGGCGAACGCACAATGGCGCCGCCCCAAGGTTTAGTTCTCGAAGACGTTTTGTATTAA